A genomic segment from Halomonas sp. TA22 encodes:
- a CDS encoding LysE family translocator, protein MNLDLIGFLVVVTVAYLVPGPDFLIVTRFAARQRALGHAAALGAQTGLCFHMLVAVFGLSAIAAHSTAIFSLIKLAGAAYLILLGGRILLSSFGGRDRPSRTCADAPETHQANGGKGYAFRTGLLTNVLNPKAALFFMSVLPQFIDNTLPAGPQILLLGVIDIGVGVLFWLGLVSLLNRFLPGLGKPHLQAWQNRATGLLLVVAGMLLLRTSAERP, encoded by the coding sequence ATGAATCTTGATCTGATCGGCTTCCTGGTCGTCGTCACGGTGGCCTATCTGGTGCCAGGGCCGGATTTTCTGATCGTCACCCGCTTTGCCGCTCGCCAGCGCGCCCTTGGCCATGCCGCGGCCCTTGGGGCTCAGACCGGCCTATGCTTCCACATGCTGGTTGCGGTTTTCGGTCTCTCGGCCATTGCCGCCCATTCGACGGCCATCTTTTCCCTCATCAAGCTCGCCGGTGCCGCTTACCTCATCTTGCTGGGCGGGAGAATCCTCCTGTCCAGTTTTGGTGGGCGTGATCGGCCCAGCAGGACCTGCGCCGACGCGCCTGAAACGCACCAAGCCAATGGCGGGAAGGGATACGCCTTTCGGACAGGTCTGCTCACTAACGTCCTCAACCCCAAGGCCGCGCTGTTCTTCATGAGCGTACTGCCGCAGTTCATCGACAACACACTACCCGCCGGCCCGCAGATTCTGTTGCTCGGCGTGATCGATATTGGCGTCGGCGTGCTCTTCTGGCTGGGGCTTGTGAGCCTGCTTAACCGGTTTCTCCCCGGCCTCGGCAAGCCGCACCTTCAGGCCTGGCAAAACCGGGCGACCGGCCTGCTGCTGGTTGTGGCGGGCATGCTCCTGCTGCGCACGAGTGCCGAGCGGCCATGA
- a CDS encoding RidA family protein, whose amino-acid sequence MSETIEARMKTLGIELPAPSMPGASYVPYHLTGNLLFVTGQLCQWNGERRFPGKLGDAYGLEQGQQAARLCGLNLIAQLNAALDGDLKRLVSTVRLAGYVNSMPDFHGQSQVMNGASDLFLEAFGDKGRHTRLAVGVSALPYDLAVEVEGVFEVRPA is encoded by the coding sequence GTGTCTGAAACTATCGAAGCCAGAATGAAAACCCTGGGCATTGAGCTGCCGGCACCGAGCATGCCGGGAGCCAGCTATGTCCCCTACCACCTGACGGGAAACCTCCTTTTCGTGACCGGTCAGCTATGCCAGTGGAACGGGGAGCGGCGCTTTCCCGGCAAGCTTGGCGACGCCTACGGTCTCGAACAGGGTCAGCAAGCCGCCCGCTTGTGCGGCCTGAATCTGATCGCCCAGCTCAACGCCGCTCTCGACGGCGATTTGAAGCGCCTGGTCAGCACAGTCCGACTGGCGGGTTATGTCAATTCTATGCCCGATTTTCACGGACAATCCCAGGTCATGAACGGGGCATCCGATCTTTTCCTCGAAGCGTTCGGCGACAAGGGGCGCCACACGCGCCTGGCGGTGGGCGTCAGCGCGTTGCCGTATGACCTGGCCGTCGAGGTAGAAGGAGTCTTCGAGGTTCGCCCCGCGTAA
- a CDS encoding PhzF family phenazine biosynthesis protein has protein sequence MSGTLYRLAAFTDDPNGGNPAGVWLGEALPEPAEMQRIAVEVGYSETAFIVPTEGERRTVRYYSPEAEVSFCGHATVAGGVQMGRLSGAGSYLLDTAVGEVMVTVKQVEGEWQASLVSISPQFRPAEPELVEEALALLGWLDEELDLEIPPARAYAGAWHLVLTCKTKARLERLEYDFERLKALMLREGLTTLQLVWREAENRFHARDPFPVGGVVEDPATGAAAAALGGYLRDAGLLQAPAQLTFLQGEAMGRPSRLQVDIPLSGGIVVTGQAVSLDA, from the coding sequence ATGAGCGGCACTCTCTATCGTCTTGCGGCCTTCACCGATGACCCGAACGGCGGCAACCCCGCCGGGGTGTGGCTGGGCGAAGCGCTGCCCGAGCCGGCGGAGATGCAGCGTATCGCCGTCGAGGTGGGCTATTCCGAAACCGCCTTCATTGTCCCGACCGAGGGCGAGCGGCGCACGGTGCGCTACTACAGCCCCGAGGCGGAGGTGAGCTTTTGCGGCCACGCCACGGTGGCCGGCGGCGTGCAGATGGGTCGGCTGAGTGGTGCGGGCAGCTATCTGCTGGATACGGCAGTGGGTGAGGTGATGGTCACCGTCAAGCAGGTGGAAGGGGAGTGGCAGGCCTCGCTGGTGTCGATCTCGCCGCAGTTTCGCCCCGCCGAGCCCGAGCTGGTGGAAGAAGCCCTTGCACTGCTTGGTTGGCTGGACGAGGAACTCGATCTCGAAATTCCGCCCGCGCGGGCCTACGCCGGTGCCTGGCATCTGGTGTTGACATGCAAGACGAAGGCGCGCCTTGAGCGGCTAGAGTATGACTTCGAACGGCTCAAGGCGTTGATGCTGCGCGAGGGGCTGACCACACTGCAACTGGTGTGGCGCGAGGCTGAAAACCGCTTCCACGCCCGCGATCCGTTCCCGGTGGGAGGCGTGGTGGAGGACCCCGCCACCGGTGCGGCGGCCGCGGCGCTGGGCGGCTATCTGCGCGATGCCGGCCTGCTCCAGGCGCCTGCGCAGCTGACGTTCCTGCAGGGCGAGGCGATGGGCCGGCCTAGTCGCCTGCAGGTGGACATTCCGCTTTCAGGCGGCATCGTGGTGACCGGGCAGGCGGTCTCGCTGGACGCTTGA
- a CDS encoding LuxR family transcriptional regulator, with protein sequence MTHSNRDELLANTIKALATPDFPRRLSTLVRGLAAFDNLIVIAYHGEQRPAVLYREYTDPVVYLPMDGQYLGGAYLLDPFYREHLKGGVVGVRRLMEVAPDHFRRTHYYNNYYKQTTLLDEVAVFASLGDDMMLTACLGRDRSSGKPFGKREIQVLRHNEGVLSALMQAHWRHYRPESDTQTALAPLGERLRGALEQEHGIKLSPRQAEVALYLLRGHSSLSISLHLAVSLQTVKVFRRQLYAKCNISSQAELFALLMPLFARLTEHG encoded by the coding sequence CAAGGCTCTGGCAACGCCCGACTTTCCCCGCCGGTTATCGACGCTGGTAAGGGGGCTGGCTGCCTTCGATAACCTGATCGTCATCGCCTACCATGGCGAACAGCGCCCGGCGGTGCTCTACCGGGAGTACACCGATCCGGTGGTCTACCTGCCGATGGATGGTCAATACCTGGGAGGGGCCTATCTGCTCGATCCGTTCTACCGCGAACACCTCAAGGGCGGTGTCGTGGGTGTGCGCCGGCTGATGGAAGTGGCGCCGGACCACTTCCGTCGAACGCATTACTACAACAACTATTACAAGCAGACCACGCTGCTCGATGAGGTGGCGGTGTTTGCCAGCCTCGGCGATGACATGATGCTGACGGCCTGCTTGGGCAGGGACCGCTCCAGCGGCAAGCCTTTCGGCAAGCGCGAGATCCAGGTGCTGCGTCACAACGAGGGAGTGCTGAGTGCCCTGATGCAAGCCCATTGGCGGCACTATCGTCCCGAGAGCGATACCCAGACCGCACTGGCGCCACTGGGAGAGCGTCTGCGCGGGGCCCTGGAGCAGGAGCATGGCATCAAGCTGAGTCCGCGACAGGCGGAAGTCGCGCTGTACCTCCTGCGCGGCCACTCATCCCTGTCCATCAGCTTGCACTTGGCAGTCAGCCTGCAGACGGTGAAGGTCTTTCGCCGTCAGCTCTATGCCAAGTGCAATATCTCCTCCCAGGCGGAGCTGTTTGCGCTGCTCATGCCGCTATTCGCACGCTTGACTGAGCATGGCTAA